The proteins below are encoded in one region of Syntrophotalea carbinolica DSM 2380:
- a CDS encoding phosphatase PAP2 family protein, whose protein sequence is MSDFIDPKNGQVNIRDLWKETLFKLNPWSGVVVSSLMGLGIIGCANLAEIYRTITVVWYDNILWTIEKPLFVKLIGSWVDVPELWDHVYFSLWVFVFISMAIVYRFCPLQRFVQVAMAVVIAFYITRCSNLLFPTAGPAFYNSELFNLAGTHCAKMQQLLRLYMDGQVTQNGLMPGTMAMPSLHVGLMGIAVWQLAHIWRRTLWVTIPWFLMVWMSTVMLGWHYVLDGIGGIIVIAIAMLIARIIFCVWSFFGVRGFPLRNLASQNKSAA, encoded by the coding sequence TTGTCTGATTTCATTGATCCGAAAAATGGACAAGTCAACATTCGTGACCTCTGGAAAGAAACACTTTTCAAACTTAATCCATGGAGTGGTGTTGTAGTCTCCAGCCTCATGGGTTTAGGAATAATTGGTTGTGCGAATCTTGCCGAAATTTATCGTACTATCACCGTTGTATGGTATGACAATATCTTGTGGACAATTGAAAAGCCTTTGTTTGTTAAACTTATCGGCTCTTGGGTTGATGTTCCAGAATTATGGGATCATGTCTATTTCTCACTATGGGTTTTTGTTTTTATTTCGATGGCTATTGTGTACAGATTTTGCCCTCTCCAACGATTTGTGCAAGTGGCCATGGCAGTTGTAATTGCCTTTTACATTACTCGATGTTCAAATTTACTTTTCCCTACAGCTGGGCCAGCATTTTATAATAGTGAATTATTCAATCTTGCTGGAACCCATTGTGCCAAAATGCAGCAACTTTTGAGATTGTATATGGATGGTCAAGTGACGCAAAATGGATTAATGCCGGGGACTATGGCGATGCCCAGCCTTCATGTTGGGTTGATGGGCATAGCCGTTTGGCAACTTGCTCACATTTGGCGTAGGACTTTGTGGGTAACAATTCCATGGTTCCTGATGGTTTGGATGTCTACGGTAATGCTGGGATGGCATTATGTATTAGATGGGATTGGTGGCATCATTGTTATCGCAATAGCAATGCTCATCGCCCGCATAATATTTTGTGTATGGAGCTTTTTCGGAGTAAGGGGTTTCCCTTTAAGAAATCTAGCCTCGCAAAACAAATCTGCGGCATAA
- the uvrB gene encoding excinuclease ABC subunit UvrB, with amino-acid sequence MAKFNLKSNYQPRGDQPQAIEELSTGLQRGDKHQVLLGVTGSGKTFTMANVVAQVQRPTLVLAHNKTLAAQLYGEFKELFPDNAVEYFVSYYDYYQPEAYVPTTDTFIEKDSSINEEIDKMRHSATRSLLSRNDVLIVSSVSCIYGLGSPEAYYGMLIRLETGMQLDRNALLKNLVEIQYDRNDVDFHRGTFRVRGDTVEIFPAYEEKRALRIEFFGDEIDAICEIDPLRGKVLDRLERTAVFPASHYVATRPTLDRAIREIQDELRERLTWFRENNMLLEAQRIEQRTMFDIEMIEEMGYCQGIENYSRFLDGRQAGQPPATLFDYFPDDALLFIDESHVTVSQIGAMYRGDRSRKETLVRYGFRMPSALDNRPLTFEEFEAKGIQTIYVSATPADYELRKADGVVVEQIIRPTGLLDPPIDVRPAKDQVDDLIHEIRLTIKQNERVLVTTLTKRMAEELTGYLGELGIKVRYLHSDIDTVERMQILRELREGLFDVLVGINLLREGLDIPEVSLVAILDADKEGFLRSERSLIQTCGRAARNVAGRVIMYADRITRSMRACLDETERRRTAQLAYNEEHGITPQTVKKSLRSILEDIAEKDYVELPQVAEELGDYHTPQDVKNEIARVKEEMLAAAANLEFEKAAELRDRMLELDKLELSIRNVK; translated from the coding sequence ATGGCTAAATTCAATCTTAAATCGAATTACCAGCCGCGGGGCGATCAGCCACAGGCCATCGAAGAACTGTCGACCGGATTGCAGCGTGGCGACAAACACCAGGTGTTGCTCGGCGTCACCGGTTCGGGCAAGACCTTCACCATGGCAAACGTCGTGGCACAGGTGCAACGCCCCACCCTGGTCCTCGCCCACAACAAAACCCTGGCGGCACAGCTGTACGGCGAGTTCAAGGAGCTGTTTCCGGACAATGCCGTCGAGTACTTCGTCTCCTACTACGACTACTACCAGCCCGAAGCCTACGTACCGACCACCGACACCTTCATCGAAAAAGATTCCTCCATCAATGAAGAGATCGACAAGATGCGCCACAGCGCCACGCGCAGCCTGCTCAGCCGCAACGACGTGCTGATCGTCTCGTCGGTATCCTGCATCTACGGTCTCGGTTCCCCTGAAGCTTATTACGGCATGCTTATCCGCCTGGAAACTGGCATGCAGCTTGACCGCAATGCCTTACTCAAAAACCTGGTGGAGATTCAGTACGATCGCAACGATGTCGACTTTCACCGCGGTACTTTCCGGGTGCGTGGCGACACGGTGGAAATCTTCCCGGCCTACGAAGAAAAACGCGCCCTGCGCATCGAGTTTTTCGGCGACGAAATCGATGCCATTTGCGAAATCGATCCGCTGCGCGGCAAAGTACTCGACCGTTTGGAGCGCACTGCAGTCTTTCCCGCCAGTCATTACGTGGCCACCCGCCCAACCCTCGATCGCGCTATTCGCGAGATCCAGGACGAGTTGCGTGAACGTCTCACCTGGTTCCGGGAAAACAACATGCTGCTGGAGGCGCAACGCATTGAGCAACGGACCATGTTCGACATCGAAATGATCGAAGAGATGGGCTACTGCCAGGGAATAGAGAACTATTCACGGTTCCTGGACGGACGCCAGGCCGGCCAGCCGCCCGCCACCCTGTTCGACTACTTCCCCGACGATGCACTTCTGTTCATCGACGAGTCCCACGTCACCGTCTCGCAGATCGGTGCCATGTACCGAGGCGACCGCTCGCGCAAAGAGACCCTGGTACGCTACGGCTTTCGCATGCCGTCAGCCCTCGATAACCGTCCCTTGACCTTTGAGGAATTCGAAGCCAAGGGCATTCAGACCATCTATGTCTCGGCAACCCCGGCCGACTACGAATTGCGCAAGGCCGATGGCGTGGTGGTCGAGCAGATCATTCGCCCCACCGGGCTGCTCGACCCGCCCATCGATGTAAGACCGGCCAAAGATCAGGTCGACGACCTTATTCACGAAATACGCCTCACCATCAAACAGAACGAAAGAGTCCTGGTCACCACCCTTACCAAGCGCATGGCCGAGGAACTCACCGGCTACCTTGGTGAACTCGGCATAAAGGTGCGGTATCTGCACTCCGATATCGATACCGTGGAACGTATGCAGATCCTGCGCGAGCTGCGCGAGGGGCTGTTCGATGTGCTGGTTGGCATCAACCTGCTGCGCGAGGGGCTCGATATCCCCGAGGTATCGCTGGTCGCCATTCTGGATGCGGATAAAGAGGGCTTTTTACGCTCCGAACGGTCGCTGATCCAGACTTGCGGGCGCGCCGCGCGGAATGTCGCCGGCCGGGTCATCATGTACGCCGACCGGATCACCCGCTCCATGCGCGCCTGCCTCGATGAAACCGAACGACGCCGCACAGCCCAGTTGGCTTACAACGAAGAGCACGGCATCACTCCGCAGACCGTCAAGAAATCACTGCGCTCGATCCTCGAAGATATAGCCGAAAAGGACTATGTGGAACTGCCGCAGGTCGCCGAAGAGCTTGGCGACTATCACACACCTCAGGATGTCAAAAACGAAATCGCCCGGGTTAAGGAGGAAATGCTGGCTGCGGCGGCCAATCTGGAGTTTGAAAAAGCTGCGGAGCTGCGCGACCGCATGCTGGAGTTGGATAAACTGGAGCTGTCCATCCGAAACGTAAAGTAG